A part of Chitinimonas koreensis genomic DNA contains:
- a CDS encoding ABC transporter permease produces the protein MTTPAPTPLLSQDGIPLKRQLARAERTGTLKALALIAPLALFLAVVFVLPLFGLLAKSVDNPEVRGSLPLTVQALARWDGRGLPAEPAYRAVAQDLAAAREAQTLGDLGKRLNMEVPGYRSLLGKTARRLPLEPSPASYRQALVELDERWGDPVYWQAIHRNGGSRTPFYLLAAVDRHIDEQGEVARVDPGQAIYLEVFARTFWMSTVVTLVCLLLAYPLAYLLASLPTRRANLLMICVLLPFWTSVLVRVAAWIVLLQSGGLINGALQLLGLIDAPLQLVFNRLGVYIAMVHILLPFMILPIYSVMKGISPSHLRAAVSLGSHPFGAFWRVYFPQTLSGIGAGGLLVFILCIGYYITPALLGSPNDQMVSYFVAFYTNSTVNWGMATALGGLLLLATLLLYVVYGWLVGAKSLKLG, from the coding sequence ATGACCACGCCCGCCCCCACGCCCCTGCTCAGCCAGGACGGCATCCCGCTCAAGCGCCAGCTGGCCCGGGCCGAACGCACCGGCACGCTGAAGGCGCTGGCCCTGATCGCGCCGCTGGCGCTGTTCCTGGCCGTCGTGTTCGTGCTGCCGCTGTTCGGCCTCTTGGCCAAGAGCGTGGACAACCCCGAGGTGCGCGGCTCGCTGCCGCTCACGGTCCAGGCGCTCGCGCGCTGGGACGGCCGCGGCCTGCCGGCCGAGCCGGCCTACCGGGCGGTGGCGCAGGACCTGGCCGCCGCGCGCGAGGCGCAGACGCTGGGCGACCTGGGCAAGCGGCTGAACATGGAAGTGCCCGGCTATCGCAGCCTCTTGGGCAAGACCGCCCGCCGCCTGCCGCTCGAACCATCGCCGGCGTCCTACCGGCAGGCGCTGGTCGAGCTCGACGAGCGCTGGGGCGACCCGGTCTACTGGCAGGCCATCCACCGCAACGGCGGCAGCCGCACGCCGTTCTACCTGCTGGCGGCGGTGGACCGGCACATCGACGAGCAGGGCGAGGTCGCCCGCGTCGATCCCGGCCAGGCCATCTACCTCGAGGTGTTCGCCCGCACCTTCTGGATGAGCACGGTGGTGACGCTGGTCTGCCTGCTGCTGGCCTACCCGCTGGCCTATCTGCTGGCCAGCCTGCCCACCCGCCGCGCCAACCTCCTGATGATCTGCGTGCTGCTGCCGTTCTGGACCTCGGTGCTGGTGCGGGTGGCGGCCTGGATCGTGCTGCTGCAGTCGGGCGGCCTGATCAACGGCGCGCTGCAGCTCCTGGGCCTGATCGACGCCCCGCTGCAGCTGGTGTTCAACCGCCTCGGCGTCTACATCGCCATGGTGCACATCCTGCTGCCCTTCATGATCCTGCCGATCTACAGCGTGATGAAGGGCATCTCGCCCAGCCACCTGCGCGCCGCGGTCTCGCTCGGCTCGCATCCGTTCGGCGCCTTCTGGCGGGTCTACTTCCCGCAGACGCTGAGCGGCATCGGCGCCGGCGGCCTGCTGGTGTTCATCCTGTGCATCGGCTACTACATCACGCCGGCGCTGCTGGGCAGCCCGAACGACCAGATGGTCAGCTATTTCGTGGCCTTCTACACCAACAGCACGGTGAACTGGGGCATGGCCACCGCCCTGGGCGGCCTGCTGCTGCTCGCCACCCTGCTGCTCTACGTGGTGTACGGCTGGCTGGTCGGCGCCAAGAGCCTCAAGCTGGGCTAA
- a CDS encoding ABC transporter substrate-binding protein, with protein sequence MPQFRFARLPLLLACLAAATVSARDLTVISFGGANRDAQAKAFYEPFRQTGVNLVAGDYNGEQAKIKAMVETGSIGWDVVEVESPELARGCDEGLYEKLDMGRIGNKSFFVPGAVSPCGVGIFVWSTVLAYNADKLKAAPASWADFWNVQKFPGKRGLRKGAKYTLEFALMADGVAPKDVYKVLATPAGQDRAFKKLDQLKPNIQWWEAGAQPPQYLAAGDVVMSSAYNGRIATAQKEGKNLKIVWNGGIYDFDAWAIVKGSPNKEQAIKFIAFASRPENQKVYSENIAYGPTNTKANALLGKDVAAGLPTAPANIAGQVGIDVNFWADYGEQLEQRFNAWAAK encoded by the coding sequence ATGCCGCAGTTCCGCTTTGCCCGCTTGCCCCTCTTGCTCGCCTGCCTGGCCGCCGCCACGGTCTCGGCGCGCGACCTGACCGTGATCTCCTTCGGCGGCGCCAACCGCGACGCCCAGGCCAAGGCCTTCTACGAGCCGTTCCGGCAGACCGGCGTCAACCTGGTCGCCGGCGACTACAACGGCGAACAGGCCAAGATCAAGGCCATGGTCGAGACCGGCAGCATCGGCTGGGACGTGGTCGAGGTCGAGTCGCCCGAACTCGCCCGCGGCTGCGACGAAGGCCTGTACGAAAAGCTCGACATGGGCCGGATCGGCAACAAGTCCTTCTTCGTGCCCGGCGCGGTCAGCCCCTGCGGCGTCGGCATCTTCGTCTGGTCGACCGTGCTGGCCTACAACGCCGACAAGCTCAAGGCCGCGCCCGCCAGCTGGGCCGATTTCTGGAACGTGCAGAAATTCCCCGGCAAGCGCGGCCTGCGCAAGGGCGCCAAGTACACGCTGGAATTCGCCCTGATGGCCGACGGCGTGGCGCCGAAGGACGTCTACAAGGTGCTGGCCACGCCGGCCGGCCAGGACCGCGCCTTCAAGAAGCTCGACCAGCTCAAGCCCAACATCCAGTGGTGGGAAGCCGGCGCCCAGCCGCCGCAGTACCTGGCGGCCGGCGACGTGGTGATGAGCTCGGCCTACAACGGCCGCATCGCCACCGCGCAGAAGGAAGGCAAAAACCTGAAGATCGTCTGGAACGGCGGCATCTACGACTTCGACGCCTGGGCCATCGTCAAGGGATCGCCCAACAAGGAGCAGGCGATCAAGTTCATCGCCTTCGCCTCGCGGCCGGAGAACCAGAAGGTCTATTCGGAAAACATCGCCTACGGCCCGACCAACACCAAGGCCAACGCCCTCCTGGGCAAGGACGTGGCGGCCGGCCTGCCCACCGCCCCGGCCAACATCGCCGGCCAGGTCGGCATCGACGTGAACTTCTGGGCCGACTACGGCGAACAGCTGGAACAGCGCTTCAACGCCTGGGCCGCCAAGTAA
- a CDS encoding sensor histidine kinase: MSPALRLCLLLAVPCLPARAEEALRVGVLLDPPYVQREASGSRLTGASVDLAELLARRMGRTLSWQVYDSPAALAAAQQAGRLDLAPLLPQTPAGLRYWRFSEPAVRVPVKLVARRGFRIGTLDELTVGYRVALRDDGPLRRFVAENYPALPRLGLAGERAALDAVVDGRADAALIDLPHAHALLGRGDYLDLELIGDAGYTLTLRVASRADRPELGRAVDAALARIEPAALAALQARWLRPPATPAWQRPGFWRGASWLLLAALLALGLALAWQSRQRRELRQQLAQTRRELEARESSEAALQLTQFSLDRNTAGVLWLGWDGRICYANEAVLRMHGHAAGQLLGQGIRALDPALDVDGWLACWHHIRQAGADEYETVHRCADGSQLPVDVRLSYLRYRDSEYLVAFVTDATERRRARAALLASEADLRELAAHIDTVREEEKARIAREVHDELGQVLTGLRLETSMAGQAAGAAAPALAERIGRMQGLIDQTFLIVRSIASELRPPILNAGLPAALDWLARRFEERYGLPTVVSVHGAVPALDAKTEIALFRIAQESLTNVARHAQAQTVRIDLTVSDGTLFLAIEDDGRGFAPDPGRPASFGLIGMRERAMAIGGSCMVESREGEGTDVTVRLPIVEKGADLAPAGLPRSGEGGGSGI, translated from the coding sequence ATGTCGCCAGCCCTGCGCCTCTGCCTGCTGCTCGCCGTCCCCTGCCTGCCGGCCCGGGCCGAGGAGGCGCTGCGCGTCGGCGTGCTGCTCGATCCGCCCTATGTGCAGCGCGAGGCCAGCGGCAGCCGGCTGACCGGCGCCAGCGTCGACCTGGCCGAACTGCTGGCGCGCCGGATGGGCCGGACGCTGAGCTGGCAGGTCTACGACAGCCCTGCGGCGCTGGCCGCCGCCCAGCAGGCCGGCCGCCTCGATCTCGCCCCGCTGCTGCCGCAGACGCCGGCCGGCCTGCGCTACTGGCGCTTCAGCGAGCCCGCCGTGCGCGTGCCGGTCAAGCTGGTGGCGCGGCGCGGCTTCCGCATCGGCACGCTGGACGAGCTGACAGTCGGCTACCGCGTCGCGCTGCGCGACGACGGCCCGCTGCGGCGCTTCGTCGCCGAGAACTACCCGGCCCTGCCGCGGCTGGGCCTGGCCGGCGAGCGCGCCGCGCTGGACGCGGTGGTCGACGGCCGGGCCGACGCGGCGCTAATCGACCTGCCGCATGCCCACGCGTTGCTGGGGCGCGGCGACTACCTCGACCTCGAACTGATCGGCGACGCCGGCTACACCCTGACGCTGCGGGTCGCCAGCCGCGCCGACCGGCCGGAACTGGGCCGTGCGGTCGACGCGGCGCTGGCGCGGATCGAGCCGGCGGCGCTGGCCGCGCTGCAGGCCCGCTGGCTGCGGCCGCCGGCCACCCCGGCCTGGCAGCGGCCCGGCTTCTGGCGCGGCGCCAGCTGGCTGCTGCTGGCCGCGCTGCTGGCGCTGGGCCTGGCGCTGGCCTGGCAGTCGCGGCAGCGGCGCGAGCTGCGGCAGCAGCTGGCGCAGACCCGGCGCGAACTCGAAGCGCGCGAATCGAGCGAGGCGGCGCTGCAGCTGACCCAGTTCTCGCTCGACCGCAATACCGCCGGCGTGCTGTGGCTGGGCTGGGACGGCCGCATCTGCTATGCCAACGAGGCGGTGCTGCGCATGCACGGCCATGCCGCCGGCCAATTGCTGGGCCAGGGCATCCGGGCGCTCGATCCGGCGCTGGACGTGGACGGCTGGCTGGCCTGCTGGCACCACATCCGGCAGGCCGGCGCCGACGAGTACGAGACCGTCCACCGTTGCGCCGACGGCAGCCAGCTGCCGGTGGACGTGCGGCTGTCCTACCTGCGCTACCGCGACAGCGAATACCTGGTGGCCTTCGTCACCGACGCCACCGAACGCCGCCGCGCCCGCGCCGCCCTGTTGGCCAGCGAGGCCGACCTGCGCGAGCTGGCCGCCCATATCGACACGGTGCGCGAGGAAGAGAAGGCCCGCATCGCCCGCGAGGTGCACGACGAGCTGGGCCAGGTGCTGACCGGCCTGCGGCTGGAGACCAGCATGGCCGGCCAGGCGGCCGGCGCGGCCGCCCCGGCGCTGGCCGAGCGCATCGGCCGCATGCAGGGCCTGATCGACCAGACCTTCCTGATCGTGCGCAGCATCGCCAGCGAATTGCGCCCGCCTATCCTCAACGCCGGCCTGCCGGCGGCGCTGGACTGGCTGGCGCGCCGCTTCGAGGAACGCTACGGCCTGCCCACCGTGGTCAGCGTGCACGGCGCGGTGCCGGCGCTGGACGCCAAGACCGAGATCGCGCTGTTCCGCATCGCCCAGGAATCGCTGACCAACGTCGCCCGCCATGCCCAGGCCCAGACCGTGCGCATCGACCTGACCGTGAGCGACGGCACGCTGTTCCTCGCCATCGAGGACGACGGCCGCGGCTTCGCGCCCGATCCGGGCCGGCCCGCCTCGTTCGGCCTGATCGGCATGCGCGAGCGGGCGATGGCCATCGGCGGCAGCTGCATGGTGGAAAGCCGCGAGGGCGAAGGCACCGATGTCACCGTACGCTTGCCAATTGTCGAGAAAGGCGCGGACCTCGCGCCAGCGGGGCTCCCTCGCAGCGGCGAGGGCGGGGGGAGTGGGATATAA
- a CDS encoding ABC transporter permease, with the protein MPPFASPIERAWQVLHRLFCGAVLLFLLLPILIIVPLSFNESSFLLYPLTGFSLKWYAAFFESPEWMLSLKNSLIVAPAATAIAMVLGTAASVGLTRADFRGKALLQSVLISPMVVPVVIVGVGSYLFYAPLGLVNGYAALILVHAALGVPFVVITVTATLAGYNHNLTRAAASLGANPLTVFRRVTLPIIAPGVISGALFAFATSFDEVVVTLFLAGPEQATLPRQMFGGIRENINPTIAAVATLLIVFSTVLLLALEWLRGRAERMRTAQQ; encoded by the coding sequence ATGCCCCCCTTCGCCTCCCCGATCGAACGCGCCTGGCAGGTCCTGCACCGCCTGTTCTGCGGCGCGGTACTGCTGTTCCTGCTGCTGCCGATCCTGATCATCGTGCCGCTGTCGTTCAACGAGAGCTCCTTCCTGCTCTATCCGCTGACCGGCTTCTCGCTCAAGTGGTACGCGGCCTTCTTCGAATCGCCCGAGTGGATGCTGTCGCTGAAGAACAGCCTGATCGTGGCGCCGGCCGCCACCGCGATCGCCATGGTGCTCGGCACCGCGGCCTCGGTCGGCCTGACCCGCGCCGATTTCCGCGGCAAGGCGCTGCTGCAGAGCGTGCTGATCTCGCCCATGGTGGTGCCGGTGGTCATCGTCGGCGTCGGCAGCTACCTGTTCTACGCCCCGCTGGGCCTGGTCAACGGCTACGCGGCGCTGATCCTGGTGCATGCCGCGCTCGGCGTGCCCTTCGTGGTCATCACCGTGACCGCCACGCTGGCCGGCTACAACCACAACCTGACCCGCGCCGCCGCCAGCCTGGGCGCCAATCCGCTGACGGTGTTCCGCCGCGTCACGCTGCCGATCATCGCGCCCGGCGTGATCTCGGGTGCGCTGTTCGCCTTCGCCACCTCCTTCGACGAGGTGGTGGTGACGCTGTTCCTGGCCGGCCCCGAGCAGGCCACGCTGCCGCGGCAGATGTTCGGCGGCATCCGCGAGAACATCAATCCGACCATCGCCGCGGTGGCGACCCTGCTGATCGTCTTCTCGACCGTGCTGCTGCTGGCGCTGGAATGGTTGCGCGGCCGCGCCGAACGGATGCGCACGGCGCAGCAATAG
- a CDS encoding acyl-CoA-binding protein, which translates to MSDIDAQFKQAAEDVTQLSEAPDNSVKLKLYALYKQASEGDVSGDKPSMFDFVGAAKYNAWAELKGTDSDAAKQKYIDLVEALKAKE; encoded by the coding sequence ATGTCCGATATCGATGCGCAATTCAAGCAGGCCGCCGAAGACGTCACCCAGCTCTCCGAAGCGCCCGACAACTCGGTGAAACTCAAGCTGTACGCGCTGTACAAGCAGGCCAGCGAAGGCGACGTGAGCGGCGACAAGCCGTCGATGTTCGACTTCGTCGGCGCGGCCAAGTACAACGCCTGGGCCGAGCTCAAGGGCACCGACAGCGACGCCGCCAAGCAGAAGTACATCGACCTGGTCGAGGCGCTGAAGGCCAAGGAATAA
- a CDS encoding sulfate ABC transporter substrate-binding protein yields the protein MKRTTLGLVLAAALPLSALAAQIDLLNVSYDPTRELYQDFNKAFAADWKKKTGDDVVVKQSHGGSGKQARSVIDGLEADVVTLALAGDVDEISEKAKLLPADWQKRLKHNSAPYQSTIVFLVRKGNPKQIKDWADLVKPGVEVITPNPKTSGGARWNYLAAWGWALKQPGGSEAKAKDYVARLYKNVKVLDTGARGSTVTFVERGIGDVLIAWENEAYLSVKELGPDKFEIVTPSVSILAEPTVSLVDKNAAKHGTTKVAQAYLDYLYTPTGQEIAAQNYYRPIDATVAAKYAKQFGKVNLFTIDAVFGGWGKVQKAHFGDGGVFDQIYASK from the coding sequence ATGAAGCGCACCACTCTCGGCCTCGTCCTTGCCGCGGCCCTGCCCCTCTCGGCCCTGGCCGCCCAGATCGACCTGCTCAACGTCTCCTACGATCCGACGCGCGAGCTGTACCAGGACTTCAACAAGGCCTTCGCCGCCGACTGGAAGAAGAAGACCGGCGACGACGTGGTGGTCAAGCAGTCGCACGGCGGCTCGGGCAAGCAGGCGCGCTCGGTGATCGACGGGCTGGAGGCCGACGTGGTGACGCTGGCGCTGGCCGGCGACGTCGACGAGATCTCGGAAAAGGCCAAGCTCTTGCCGGCCGACTGGCAGAAGCGCCTCAAGCACAACAGCGCGCCCTACCAGTCGACCATCGTGTTCCTGGTGCGCAAGGGCAACCCCAAGCAGATCAAGGACTGGGCCGACCTGGTCAAGCCCGGCGTCGAGGTGATCACGCCGAACCCCAAGACCTCGGGCGGCGCGCGCTGGAACTACCTGGCGGCCTGGGGCTGGGCGCTCAAGCAGCCCGGCGGCAGCGAGGCGAAGGCCAAGGACTACGTGGCCCGGCTGTATAAGAACGTGAAGGTGCTCGACACCGGTGCGCGCGGCTCGACCGTGACCTTCGTCGAGCGCGGCATCGGCGACGTGCTGATCGCCTGGGAGAACGAGGCCTACCTGTCGGTGAAGGAGCTCGGTCCGGACAAGTTCGAGATCGTCACCCCGTCGGTGTCGATCCTGGCCGAGCCGACCGTCTCGCTGGTCGACAAGAATGCCGCCAAGCACGGCACCACCAAGGTGGCGCAGGCCTACCTCGACTACCTCTACACCCCGACCGGCCAGGAGATCGCGGCGCAGAACTACTACCGCCCGATCGACGCCACGGTGGCGGCCAAGTACGCCAAGCAGTTCGGCAAGGTGAACCTGTTCACCATCGACGCGGTGTTCGGCGGCTGGGGCAAGGTGCAGAAGGCCCACTTCGGCGACGGCGGCGTGTTCGACCAGATCTACGCCAGCAAGTGA
- a CDS encoding response regulator produces MIRVLIAEDHPIVREGVKQLVQLSGDMRVVGEATDGERVLEALRQTPCDVLLLDLSMPGLSGLEALPRILAQAKPPAILVLSMHDEAQMAARALKLGAAGYATKASDPALLIAAIRKLAAGGRYIDPQLADRMVFEVGLGSDKPPHAQLSEREFQIFLRLVRGEGINDIGQQLAISAKTVSTHKLRLLQKLGLGSTAELVRYAIEHKLID; encoded by the coding sequence ATGATCCGTGTCCTGATTGCCGAAGACCATCCGATCGTGCGCGAAGGCGTCAAGCAGCTGGTGCAGCTCAGCGGCGACATGCGGGTGGTCGGCGAGGCCACCGACGGCGAGCGGGTGCTGGAAGCGCTGCGCCAGACGCCGTGCGACGTGCTGCTGCTCGACCTGTCGATGCCCGGCCTGAGCGGGCTGGAGGCGTTGCCGCGGATCCTGGCGCAGGCCAAGCCGCCGGCCATCCTGGTGCTGTCGATGCACGACGAGGCGCAGATGGCGGCGCGCGCGCTCAAGCTCGGCGCGGCCGGCTACGCCACCAAGGCCAGCGATCCGGCGCTGCTGATCGCCGCCATCCGCAAGCTGGCGGCCGGCGGGCGCTACATCGACCCGCAGCTGGCCGACCGCATGGTGTTCGAAGTCGGGCTCGGCAGCGACAAGCCGCCGCACGCCCAGCTGTCGGAGCGCGAGTTCCAGATCTTCCTGCGGCTGGTCCGCGGCGAAGGCATCAACGACATCGGCCAGCAACTGGCCATCAGCGCCAAGACCGTCAGCACCCACAAGCTGCGGCTGCTGCAGAAGCTCGGGCTCGGCTCCACCGCCGAGCTGGTGCGCTATGCCATCGAGCACAAGCTGATCGACTGA
- a CDS encoding ABC transporter ATP-binding protein codes for MSATDTLVSFRNVQKSYDGETLIVRDLNLDIRKGEFLTLLGPSGSGKTTSLMMLAGFETPTAGEIWLGQKRLDRVPPHRRDIGMVFQNYALFPHMTVAENVAFPLKVRGMNRSDIAAKVKQALEMVQLGKFGGRYPGQLSGGQQQRVALARALVFQPQLVLMDEPLGALDKQLREHMQIEIKHIHARLGVTVVYVTHDQGEALTMSDRVAVFHQGEIQQIDTARTLYEQPKNTFVANFIGENNRLGGTLQERAGETCTVRLPHGETVRALAVNVGEPGGPVSLSIRPERIRLNGASEGCANRLTGRVEEFIYLGDHVRIRLQVAGADHFVVKQPIAELDGELKVNDVIPLGWDVEHARALDPVRTP; via the coding sequence ATGAGCGCCACCGATACCCTGGTCAGTTTCCGCAACGTGCAGAAGAGCTACGACGGCGAGACGCTGATCGTGCGCGACCTGAACCTCGATATCCGCAAGGGCGAGTTCCTCACCCTGCTCGGACCGTCCGGCTCGGGCAAGACCACCAGCCTGATGATGCTGGCCGGCTTCGAGACGCCGACCGCCGGCGAGATCTGGCTCGGCCAGAAGCGGCTGGACCGGGTGCCGCCGCACCGGCGCGACATCGGCATGGTGTTCCAGAACTACGCGCTGTTCCCGCACATGACAGTGGCCGAGAACGTGGCCTTCCCGCTCAAGGTGCGCGGCATGAACCGCAGCGACATCGCCGCCAAGGTCAAGCAGGCGCTGGAGATGGTGCAGCTGGGCAAGTTCGGCGGCCGCTACCCGGGCCAGCTGTCGGGCGGCCAGCAGCAGCGCGTGGCACTGGCCCGCGCGCTGGTGTTCCAGCCGCAGCTGGTGCTGATGGACGAGCCGCTGGGCGCGCTGGACAAGCAGCTGCGCGAGCACATGCAGATCGAGATCAAGCACATCCATGCCCGCCTCGGCGTCACCGTGGTCTACGTGACCCACGACCAGGGCGAGGCGCTGACCATGAGCGACCGGGTGGCGGTGTTCCACCAGGGCGAGATCCAGCAGATCGACACCGCCCGCACGCTCTACGAGCAGCCGAAGAACACCTTCGTGGCCAACTTCATCGGCGAGAACAACCGCCTGGGCGGCACCCTGCAGGAGCGCGCCGGCGAGACCTGCACGGTGCGCCTGCCGCACGGCGAGACCGTGCGGGCGCTGGCGGTCAACGTCGGCGAGCCGGGCGGCCCGGTGTCGCTGTCGATCCGGCCCGAGCGCATCCGCCTGAACGGCGCCAGCGAGGGCTGCGCCAACCGGCTGACCGGCCGGGTCGAGGAATTCATCTACCTGGGCGACCACGTCCGCATCCGCCTGCAGGTGGCCGGCGCCGACCACTTCGTGGTCAAGCAGCCGATCGCCGAACTCGACGGCGAGCTGAAGGTGAACGACGTGATCCCGCTGGGCTGGGATGTCGAGCACGCCCGCGCGCTGGACCCGGTCCGCACCCCCTGA